The Aspergillus chevalieri M1 DNA, chromosome 5, nearly complete sequence genome includes a region encoding these proteins:
- a CDS encoding uncharacterized protein (COG:L;~EggNog:ENOG410PGPZ;~InterPro:IPR012337,IPR000953,IPR036397,IPR023780, IPR041588,IPR001584,IPR016197;~PFAM:PF00385,PF17921;~go_function: GO:0003676 - nucleic acid binding [Evidence IEA];~go_process: GO:0015074 - DNA integration [Evidence IEA]), with the protein MPILRDAIRAGLPHFPPELGIQVSIGECELDSDGRILFRKRRWVPNNEPLRTRLMQEAHDSPLSGHPGSNALYSLLARQLFWPNMSADVKRFVKNCDQCGATNIWRDRRQGLLKPLPIPDRKWRELSMDFIEGLPESNGYSAILVIVDRLTKGTILIPCARTGSDYIVPKFLQHVVAYHGLPAAITSDRGSQFVGELWERMCSLLKINRRLSTAYHPQTDGQTERMNAVVESYLRNFCNFAQDNWSEILPMAQLAIANQTAASTGFSPFFLDHGYHLETLQLVEPVTEELQQSSSGSAGARIADKLKNALEVAQSELAAAQERQEQYANRYRNLAPHYKPGDKVWLALHNIRTSRPSKKLDVRQAKYTVLAQISPYAYRLNTPEGIHPVFHVDLLRPAANNPFPSQRNDDYQPPAVLVDGEEEYQVERILDYRQIRRGRGFQRQYLVKWTGYLHPEWTAAHNMENTAALDEWEQRHGSQSPVRDGDDS; encoded by the coding sequence ATGCCCATACTTCGTGATGCCATCCGTGCAGGATTACCTCATTTCCCTCCTGAACTGGGAATCCAGGTCTCAATTGGCGAATGTGAATTAGACTCTGATGGTCGGATCCTCTTTCGCAAACGACGATGGGTTCCCAATAATGAACCTTTACGAACAAGATTAATgcaagaagcccatgacTCCCCACTGTCTGGGCATCCAGGTAGCAATGCACTATATAGTCtacttgctcgacaacttttCTGGCCCAATATGAGTGCAGATGTGAAACGTTTTGTCAAGAATTGTGACCAATGTGGAGCTACCAACATATGGCGAGATCGACGACAAGGACTGCTGAAACCCTTACCTATCCCAGATCGCAAATGGCGTGAACTCTCCATGGATTTTATAGAAGGACTGCCAGAGTCAAATGGTTACAGTGCTATCCTGGTGATAGTAGACCGCCTCACAAAAGGGACTATCCTAATCCCTTGTGCAAGGACAGGAAGTGACTACATTGTACCAAAGTTCCTGCAGCATGTTGTGGCATACCATGGCCTCCCAGCTGCTATCACCTCTGATCGCGGCTCACAGTTTGTGGGTGAACTCTGGGAACGCATGTGTAGCCTCCTCAAGATCAATCGACGCCTATCCACTGCCTACCACCCCCAAACTGATGGGCAAACAGAGCGCATGAATGCAGTTGTTGAGAGCTATCTCCGTAACTTTTGCAACTTTGCACAGGACAACTGGTCAGAAATCCTACCTATGGCGCAGCTTGCAATTGCCAACCAGACTGCAGCTTCTACTGGGTTCAGCCCCTTTTTCCTTGACCATGGGTACCACTTGGAGACACTTCAACTAGTTGAACCAGTCACTgaagaactccaacaatCATCCAGTGGGTCTGCAGGTGCACGAATAGCTGACAAACTCAAGAATGCATTGGAGGTCGCTCAAAGTGAGTTAgctgcagcccaggaacGACAGGAACAATATGCCAACCGTTACCGAAACCTTGCACCACACtacaagcctggtgataaagtTTGGCTCGCCCTGCATAATATCCGAACAAGCCgtcccagcaagaagcttgatgtgCGCCAGGCCAAATATACCGTCCTAGCACAGATTAGCCCGTATGCCTACCGACTGAACACACCAGAGGGTATCCAccctgtcttccatgttgacctcctccggccagcagcaaacaaCCCCTTTCCCAGTCAGCGCAATGACGACTATCAGCCCCCAGCTGTGCTTGTtgacggcgaggaagaataccAGGTGGAGCGTATACTGGACTACCGACAGATCCGCCGTGGACGGGGATTTCAGCGACAATACCTAGTGAAATGGACCGGTTATCTACATCCTGAATGGACTGCTGCGCACAACATGGAGAATACCGCCGCACTGGATGAATGGGAGCAACGCCACGGAAGCCAGAGCcctgtgagggatggggatgattcttag